One window from the genome of Saccharomyces mikatae IFO 1815 strain IFO1815 genome assembly, chromosome: 4 encodes:
- the PSA1 gene encoding mannose-1-phosphate guanylyltransferase (similar to Saccharomyces cerevisiae PSA1 (YDL055C); ancestral locus Anc_4.231), whose translation MKGLILVGGYGTRLRPLTLTVPKPLVEFGNRPMILHQIEALANAGVTDIVLAVNYRPEVMVETLKKYEKEYGVNITFSVETEPLGTAGPLKLAEDVLKKDNSPFFVLNSDVICEYPFKELADFHKAHGGKGTIVATKVDEPSKYGVIVHDIATPNLIDRFVEKPKEFVGNRINAGLYILNPEVIDLIEMKPTSIEKETFPILVEEKQLYSFDLEGFWMDVGQPKDFLSGTVLYLNSLAKREPKKLATGANIVGNALIDPTAKISSTAKIGPDVVIGPNVTIGDGVRITRSVVLCNSTIKNHSLVKSTIVGWNSTVGQWCRLEGVTVLGDDVEVKDEIYINGGKVLPHKSISDNVPKEAIIM comes from the coding sequence atgaaaggtTTAATTTTAGTCGGTGGTTACGGTACCAGATTGAGACCTTTGACGTTAACCGTTCCAAAACCATTGGTCGAATTCGGTAACAGACCAATGATTCTGCACCAAATCGAGGCTTTGGCCAACGCCGGTGTTACTGACATCGTTCTTGCTGTTAATTACAGACCAGAAGTCATGGTCGAGACTTTGAAGAAGTACGAGAAGGAATACGGTGTCAACATCACTTTTTCCGTGGAAACTGAACCATTGGGTACTGCGGGTCCATTGAAGTTGGCTGAagatgttttgaaaaaggataactctccattttttgttctaaATTCTGATGTCATTTGTGAATATCCATTCAAGGAATTAGCCGACTTTCACAAAGCTCACGGGGGTAAAGGTACCATTGTGGCTACTAAGGTCGACGAACCTTCCAAATATGGTGTCATTGTCCATGATATAGCTACTCCAAACTTGATTGACAGATTCGTTGAAAAGCCAAAAGAATTTGTCGGTAACAGAATTAACGCTGGTTTGTACATCCTAAATCCAGAGGTCATTGATTTGATTGAGATGAAGCCAACTTCTATTGAAAAGGAGACTTTCCCAATTttggttgaagaaaaacaactaTATTCCTTCGATTTGGAAGGTTTCTGGATGGATGTTGGTCAACCAAAGGACTTTTTGTCCGGTACTGTTCTTTACTTGAACTCTTTGGCCAAGAGAGAACCAAAGAAGTTGGCTACTGGCGCCAATATTGTGGGTAATGCCTTGATCGACCCAACTGCTAAGATTTCCTCAACTGCTAAGATCGGTCCAGATGTTGTTATCGGTCCTAATGTTACTATTGGTGATGGTGTTAGAATCACTAGATCTGTTGTTTTGTGCAACTCTACCATCAAGAATCATTCTTTGGTCAAGTCTACCATCGTTGGTTGGAACTCTACCGTCGGTCAATGGTGTCGTTTGGAAGGTGTCACTGTCTTAGGTGACGACGTTGAAGTTAAGGACGAAATCTACATCAATGGTGGTAAAGTCTTACCTCACAAGTCTATCTCCGATAATGTTCCAAAGGAAGCTATCATTATGTGA
- the SMKI04G1820 gene encoding uncharacterized protein: MNEYLFNKDLWKTPYYFFDEHECYEFFKTLIKGKYPDVQWDTANTQPFRSIPENVGTPHNSDVDPTMKWCLFKAAEVQAHTVQEYWRSQYPDANIPSL; the protein is encoded by the coding sequence ATGAATGAGTATTTGTTCAATAAAGATTTATGGAAAACCCCATACTACTTTTTCGATGAACATGAATGCTAtgagtttttcaaaactctCATAAAAGGAAAGTATCCTGACGTACAATGGGATACTGCAAATACACAACCATTCAGGAGCATTCCAGAAAATGTGGGCACACCCCACAATTCTGATGTTGATCCAACCATGAAATGGTGCCTCTTCAAAGCAGCAGAAGTTCAAGCGCATACTGTGCAGGAATATTGGAGAAGCCAATATCCCGATGCTAATATACCTTCATTATGA
- the MCH1 gene encoding Mch1p (similar to Saccharomyces cerevisiae MCH1 (YDL054C); ancestral locus Anc_4.229) produces the protein MPLSKVEHYLSYHTRLLLPHVLSPQASHRIAYIFSLLSAVSAGFITLISLYSQPWQKRLNYSSWQINTIASMTNLGMYLTPPILGMIADSHGPITLSLLAIIGFIPSYSYLAYVFNHPELSNEGNGDSSFNLSIICFTFIGISTSALYFSALLTCTKLYPRTKLLSISLPTTCYGISSVVGSQLLRIKWFWSYNAHFPSSDTGLNLGRVFQTFAWVYVVIGLLAWIATSVVSLLHFNEELDNQKLLDDQIDVEQSPLLEERTHVEENFSQTIFRIFSDPVTYILAMSILLSLGPLEMFIANMGSLTNLLVQIDAPALSTELLSTYALSSTFTRLLTGLVADFFAKKRISIKWILLTFLSLGVCAQLFLLKLASSASSWGLVPTGSLIGIIYGGLFTIYPTLVLLVWGERSFGTVYGSLLIAPAIGSMIFCMLYAKVYDSRCMNDSGDLRESSCISIVYKYSSVAFIASVVLSAIVFWKLNNKKVKI, from the coding sequence ATGCCTCTATCAAAGGTGGAGCACTACTTATCCTACCATACGCGCTTACTATTACCCCATGTTTTATCCCCCCAGGCATCACATCGTATCGCATACATCTTTTCGTTATTATCTGCAGTGTCAGCTGGTTTTATTACTTTGATATCGCTTTACTCTCAGCCATGGCAGAAACGTTTAAACTATTCTTCGTGGCAAATCAACACTATAGCTAGTATGACTAACTTGGGAATGTATTTAACGCCCCCAATACTAGGTATGATTGCTGATTCCCATGGTCCCATAACTTTGAGTCTTCTAGCTATCATAGGGTTTATACCTAGCTATTCATACCTGGCATATGTCTTTAATCACCCAGAGTTGTCAAATGAAGGGAATGGTGACTCATCATTTAATCTGTCAATAATATGTTTCACTTTTATAGGTATATCAACGAGCGCACTATATTTCAGCGCTTTATTGACATGCACGAAGCTATATCCCCGTACGAAATTATTGTCCATTAGTTTACCCACCACATGCTATGGTATATCTTCCGTAGTAGGGTCCCAATTATTAAGAATCAAGTGGTTCTGGTCTTATAACGCACACTTTCCTTCCTCCGATACTGGTTTGAATCTGGGGAGGGTATTCCAAACTTTTGCCTGGGTTTATGTTGTAATTGGGTTACTTGCATGGATAGCCACCAGTGTAGTGTCATTATTGCATTTCAATGAAGAACTAGACAATCAAAAACTGTTGGATGACCAAATTGATGTTGAACAGTCACCGTTGCTAGAAGAACGCACTCATGTCgaagaaaacttttcaCAAACGATATTTAGGATTTTTAGCGATCCTGTGACATATATTCTTGCGATGTCAATTTTATTATCGCTAGGGCCGCTGGAAATGTTCATTGCTAACATGGGATCGTTAACCAACCTTCTAGTTCAGATTGATGCGCCCGCCCTATCTACAGAGTTGTTATCCACATATGCACTATCTTCTACCTTTACAAGACTACTCACAGGCTTGGTAGCCGATTTTTTtgccaagaaaagaatatcgATTAAATGGATTTTGTTGACGTTCCTTTCACTTGGAGTTTGTGCACAACTCTTTTTGTTGAAACTGGCCTCCTCGGCTTCATCATGGGGTTTGGTACCAACGGGATCCTTGATTGGAATAATATATGGAGGGTTGTTTACCATTTACCCGACTCTGGTCTTGTTAGTATGGGGTGAACGCTCATTTGGGACCGTTTATGGTAGCCTACTAATCGCACCTGCAATAGGTTCCATGATATTTTGCATGTTGTATGCAAAAGTTTACGATTCTCGCTGTATGAATGACAGTGGAGACTTGCGGGAATCGTCTTGCATTTCGATTGTCTACAAATACAGTAGTGTCGCATTTATTGCATCCGTTGTTCTTTCTGCAATAGTGTTTTGGAAActtaacaataaaaaagtaaaaatctAA
- the PBP4 gene encoding Pbp4p (similar to Saccharomyces cerevisiae PBP4 (YDL053C); ancestral locus Anc_4.228), which translates to MTTTSTTSVNGKATSTLKTTLSVSSPSSKGTTSAILPQKPKLTGWAQAAAKALPKQQQQSRKEESVATQPVNGKSKAIVSTAPSANPKGSPTTNGSSTNKKFKRANRQPYNKEEVRSYMHKLFQSYTTGELSHSTKTYKQVLSETSSGRVSTAATDWDTVSSSKNKNKKFGCLTEIAKVLRNQ; encoded by the coding sequence ATGACAACAACATCAACCACTAGTGTGAATGGCAAAGCTACCTCCACCTTAAAAACTACCTTATCCGTTTCAAGCCCAAGTTCGAAAGGAACAACTTCTGCTATTCTTCCTCAAAAACCGAAACTAACAGGCTGGGCCCAGGCTGCTGCCAAGGCTCTTCCaaaacagcaacaacagtcaagaaaagaggaaTCTGTTGCTACACAACCTGTTAATGGGAAATCCAAGGCCATTGTATCTACTGCGCCATCTGCTAATCCAAAGGGTAGTCCCACTACCAATGGGTCGTCCACAaataagaaattcaaaagagcAAATAGACAGCCCTACAACAAAGAGGAAGTTAGGTCGTACATGCATAAACTATTTCAGAGCTACACTACCGGTGAATTGAGTCATTCAACGAAGACTTATAAGCAAGTACTGTCAGAAACCTCAAGCGGTAGAGTTTCAACGGCAGCTACCGACTGGGACACTGTATCAAGtagtaaaaataaaaataaaaagtttGGTTGCTTGACCGAGATTGCTAAAGTTTTAAGAAATCAATGA
- the SLC1 gene encoding 1-acylglycerol-3-phosphate O-acyltransferase SLC1 (similar to Saccharomyces cerevisiae SLC1 (YDL052C); ancestral locus Anc_4.226), giving the protein MSVIARFLYYLRSVLVVLALASGGLYGVIVSIICTLIGKQHLAQWITARCFYHVMKLVLGLEVTVIGEENLAKKPYIMVANHQSTLDIFMLGRIFPPGCTVTAKKSLKYVPFLGWFMALSGTYFLDRTKRQEAIDTLNKGLENVKKNKRALWVFPEGTRSYTSELTMAPFKKGAFHLAQQGKIPIVPVVVSNTSTLMSPKYGVLNRGRMIVKILKPISTENLTKDKIGEFAEQVRDQMVTTLKEIGYSPAINDTTLPPQAIEYAALQHDRKVNKSKNEHATSVGISNDVSTNHEESSIKKMN; this is encoded by the coding sequence atgagCGTGATAGCTAGGTTCTTGTACTACTTGAGGTCCGTGTTGGTCGTACTGGCGCTTGCAAGCGGCGGCCTTTACGGTGTGATCGTCTCTATCATTTGCACGTTGATTGGTAAACAACATCTGGCACAGTGGATTACTGCGCGTTGTTTCTACCATGTCATGAAACTGGTGCTTGGCCTTGAAGTCACGGTTATTGGTGAGGAGAATTTGGCTAAAAAGCCCTACATTATGGTTGCCAATCATCAGTCCACCCTGGATATCTTCATGTTGGGAAGAATTTTCCCACCTGGTTGTACAGTTACTGCCAAGAAGTCGCTGAAATATGTCCCATTTTTGGGTTGGTTTATGGCTTTGAGTGGTACTTACTTCCTAGACAGGACTAAAAGGCAAGAAGCCATCGACACCTTAAATAAAGGTTTGGAAAATGTTAAGAAGAACAAACGTGCTCTATGGGTTTTTCCTGAAGGTACCAGGTCTTACACAAGTGAATTAACAATGGCACCCTTCAAGAAAGGTGCTTTCCATTTAGCACAACAGGGTAAAATTCCAATTGTTCCCGTAGTTGTTTCGAATACCAGCACCTTGATGAGTCCTAAGTATGGGGTCTTAAACAGAGGCCGCATGATTGTTAAAATCTTAAAACCTATTTCAACTGAGAATTTAACTAAGGACAAAATTGGTGAATTTGCTGAACAAGTTAGAGACCAAATGGTTACTACCTTAAAGGAGATTGGTTACTCTCCTGCCATTAACGATACTACTCTACCACCACAAGCTATTGAGTACGCTGCTCTTCAACATGACAGAAAAGTGAACAAAAGCAAGAATGAGCATGCGACTTCTGTTGGCATTAGCAACGACGTCAGTACCAACCACGAAGAATCTTCcataaaaaagatgaattgA
- the LHP1 gene encoding tRNA maturation protein LHP1 (similar to Saccharomyces cerevisiae LHP1 (YDL051W); ancestral locus Anc_4.224) yields MSEKPQQKQEEKPQSRRNSFAVIEFTPEVLDRCLKQVEFYFSEFNFPYDRFLRTTAEKNDGWVPISTIATFNRMKKYRPVDKVIEALRSSEILEVSADGENVKRRVPLDLTAARNARIEQNQRTLAVMNLPHEDIEASQIPELQENLETFFKKLGEINQVRLRRDHKNKKFNGTVLVEFKTIPECEAFLKSYSNDDESNEILSYEGKKLSVLTKKQFDLQREASKSKNFSGRSRSFNSHKKKNVPKFSKNKKKDDKEESKEESSAIADDDEEHKE; encoded by the coding sequence ATGTCTGAAAAACCACAACAAAAACAAGAGGAGAAACCCCAATCAAGACGTAATTCATTCGCCGTGATTGAATTTACTCCAGAAGTCTTAGATAGATGTTTGAAGCAAGTAGAATTCTACTTTTCTGAATTCAACTTTCCATATGACAGGTTCTTGCGCACAACTGCGGAAAAAAACGATGGCTGGGTCCCCATTAGCACCATTGCCACATTCAATCGTATGAAGAAATATAGACCAGTGGATAAGGTTATTGAGGCACTACGTAGTTCTGAAATTTTGGAGGTATCTGCTGACGGAGAAAATGTCAAGAGACGTGTTCCATTGGACTTAACTGCTGCCAGAAATGCGAGAATTGagcaaaatcaaagaacttTGGCTGTCATGAATTTGCCACATGAAGATATCGAAGCTTCTCAAATTCCTGAACTACAAGAGAACTTGGAaacctttttcaaaaaactaGGTGAAATCAACCAAGTGCGTTTGAGAAGAGATCAcaagaataagaaattCAATGGTACAGTCTTGGTAGAATTCAAGACGATTCCAGAATGCGAAGCCTTCTTGAAGTCGTATTCTAACGACGATGAGTCCAATGAAATTCTGTCATACGAAGGTAAGAAACTAAGCGTTTTAACGAAGAAGCAATTTGATTTGCAAAGAGAGGCCTCTAAATCTAAAAACTTTAGTGGTAGATCAAGATCTTTCAACAgtcataaaaaaaaaaacgtgCCCaagttttccaaaaacaagaagaaagacGACAAGGAAGAATCCAAAGAGGAGTCCTCTGCCATTGCCGATGACGATGAGGAACATAAGGAATGA
- the KNH1 gene encoding Knh1p (similar to Saccharomyces cerevisiae KNH1 (YDL049C); ancestral locus Anc_4.223), translating to MLVVSFLALFFLVRFKMGYCDVAIVAPEPNSVYDLSGSSQATIKVKWMHTDNTPQEKEFIKYTFILCSGTNAMIEAMATLQTLAATELTGNEFNAIIENTVGTDGVYFIQVFAQTAIGYTIHYTNRFKLKGMVGSKLANPSMITIAPEAQTRITTGDLGATIDSKSFTVPYNLQTGVVKYAPMQLQPATRVTAKTWKRKYATSEVTYYYTLRNSVDQHTTVTPGWSYTITADSNYATPAPMPADNGGWYNPRKRLSLTARKINALKRRQ from the coding sequence ATGCTGGTAGTATCATTCTTagcacttttttttttggtaagGTTTAAAATGGGGTATTGCGATGTGGCTATTGTGGCGCCAGAACCTAACTCCGTTTATGACTTATCAGGTTCAAGTCAGGCCACCATCAAAGTAAAATGGATGCATACAGATAACACTCCTCAGGAGAAAGAGTTTATTAAATATACGTTTATTCTGTGCTCGGGAACTAATGCTATGATCGAAGCAATGGCTACGCTTCAAACCCTGGCTGCAACAGAATTGACAGGCAACGAGTTTAATGCTATCATAGAAAACACTGTTGGAACAGACGGTGTTTATTTTATTCAGGTCTTTGCACAAACTGCTATTGGTTATACCATCCATTATACTAACAGGTTCAAACTGAAAGGGATGGTAGGTTCAAAATTGGCTAATCCGAGCATGATAACCATTGCACCCGAAGCACAGACAAGAATTACCACGGGAGATCTTGGTGCCACCATCGATTCTAAGAGTTTTACCGTTCCTTACAATTTGCAAACAGGTGTTGTAAAATATGCCCCTATGCAACTCCAACCGGCTACAAGGGTAACGGCAAAGACatggaagagaaaatacGCTACTAGTGAAGTAACATACTACTACACCCTAAGAAATTCTGTTGATCAACATACTACTGTAACGCCAGGGTGGTCGTACACGATTACAGCTGATAGTAACTATGCAACGCCGGCTCCTATGCCGGCTGATAACGGCGGTTGGTACAATCCTCGCAAGCGACTATCTTTAACGGCaagaaaaatcaatgctttgaaaagaaggcaaTGA
- the STP4 gene encoding Stp4p (similar to Saccharomyces cerevisiae STP4 (YDL048C) and STP3 (YLR375W); ancestral locus Anc_4.222), with translation MPVSPSFASSIDSIMSHETMALSRNPPFIDTPEKMPNPTVSPHGTIHHLIDPSLPLLSSTTSSSRSTLSSALNSFRPPPLTTSYSSYNSSACQSITSSPIDNVTLAHNSKFYFPHSHSPTPQSSNSSSHVILPPISSFTNLITVAEREFNGRSNSLHANFTSPVPRSVLDNHRHDMSFCNSNTTTGMKTITPSPPAQHQSILPPTVDNVPRSKSVSSLPANGFPPLVAKQQQQFNSSISVSTLPSIHSPLTNEHSNKYSSSLKDSAKITKQRKKKECPICHNFYANLSTHKSTHLTPEDRPHKCPICQRGFARNNDLIRHKKRHWKDEFMQIYERDPNSNSGTDDVDDTARTSVDKDGNDSTDKADASSSSSEETKLLKKNQLKSLYKIKGAFKCPYNSTLINLDMEVYPHKSRSLYFEPINCHQTGVFSRCDTFKNHLKALHFEYPPKTKKEDRGIVPGKCKHCGLQFPNVDVWLNKHVGKGCGYTYH, from the coding sequence ATGCCTGTATCACCTTCTTTTGCGTCAAGCATAGATTCAATAATGTCCCATGAAACTATGGCTTTATCAAGAAATCCTCCCTTTATAGACACTCCGGAAAAAATGCCAAACCCAACGGTTTCGCCCCATGGCACCATTCATCATTTGATAGATCCATCTTTGCCATTGTTGTCCAGTACAACGTCGTCCTCCCGCTCGACTCTCAGTTCTGCATTGAATTCATTTCGGCCTCCACCATTAACCACATCATACTCTTCTTATAACTCCTCTGCATGCCAGTCCATCACGAGTTCGCCTATAGACAATGTGACATTGGCACATAATTCTAAATTTTATTTCCCTCATAGTCACTCCCCTACACCGCAGTCTTCTAATAGCTCGAGCCATGTTATTTTGCCACCCATCTCTTCATTCACTAACTTGATCACTGTCGCAGAAAGGGAATTCAATGGTAGATCAAACTCTTTGCACGCCAACTTTACCTCTCCCGTCCCAAGAAGCGTGCTGGATAATCACAGGCATGACATGTCATTCTGCAACTCTAACACTACCACTGGTATGAAGACTATCACGCCCTCACCACCTGCTCAGCACCAAAGTATATTGCCACCTACAGTGGACAACGTACCGAGATCAAAATCCGTATCTAGTCTGCCAGCCAACGGATTCCCACCCTTGGTCGCcaagcaacaacagcaattCAACAGCAGTATCAGTGTCTCTACCCTACCGTCTATTCATTCTCCATTAACTAACGAACATTCAAACAAGTATTCCTCATCTCTAAAGGATTCTGCCAAAATAAcgaaacaaagaaagaaaaaggaatgTCCCATATGCCACAACTTCTACGCCAACTTATCTACCCATAAATCCACTCATTTAACCCCAGAAGACAGACCACATAAGTGTCCCATCTGTCAACGTGGCTTTGCCAGGAACAATGATCTGATAAGGCACAAGAAACGCCATTGGAAGGATGAATTCATGCAGATATATGAAAGGGATCCTAATAGTAACAGCGGAACCGACGATGTAGATGACACAGCCCGTACCTCCGTAGATAAAGACGGCAACGACTCAACGGATAAAGCGGATGCCTCATCGTCCTCCTCCGAAGAGACGAAActactgaagaaaaaccaaCTAAAATCACTATACAAGATCAAGGGTGCATTTAAATGTCCTTACAATTCCACTCTTATCAATTTGGACATGGAAGTCTACCCTCACAAGTCAAGATCGCTTTATTTCGAGCCAATAAATTGCCATCAAACAGGTGTCTTTTCGCGTTGCgatactttcaaaaatcaCCTAAAGGCCTTGCATTTCGAATACCCGCCTAAAACTAAGAAGGAAGATAGAGGTATTGTGCCGGGAAAGTGCAAGCACTGTGGACTACAATTTCCTAACGTTGACGTCTGGCTAAATAAGCATGTGGGGAAAGGATGTGGCTACACATATCATTAA
- the SIT4 gene encoding type 2A-related serine/threonine-protein phosphatase SIT4 (similar to Saccharomyces cerevisiae SIT4 (YDL047W); ancestral locus Anc_3.142): MVSRGPDEWLETIKKCQALTENEMKQLCEMVKELLMEESNIQPVQTPVTVCGDIHGQFHDLLELFRTAGGFPDDINYIFLGDYVDRGYYSLETFTLLMCLKVKYPAKITLVRGNHESRQITQVYGFYEECLNKYGSTTVWKYCCQVFDFLTLAAIIDGKILCVHGGLSPEIRMLDQIRVLSRAQEVPHEGGFSDLLWSDPDNVEAWQVSPRGAGWLFGSKVAREFNHVNGLNLIARAHQLVMEGFKYHFPEKDVVTVWSAPNYCYRCGNVASVMKVDEDLEPTFKIFSAVPDDYIRESTANHNNQRAGYFL; this comes from the coding sequence ATGGTATCTAGAGGCCCCGATGAATGGCTTGAAACTATCAAGAAATGTCAGGCGCTgactgaaaatgaaatgaaaCAACTATGTGAGATGGTGAAAGAACTGTTGATGGAGGAAAGTAACATTCAGCCCGTTCAAACACCCGTCACGGTATGCGGTGACATTCACGGCCAATTTCACGACCTGTTAGAGCTATTCCGCACAGCAGGTGGCTTCCCTGACGATATAAACTACATTTTTTTGGGCGATTACGTGGATCGTGGTTACTATAGTTTGGAAACTTTTACACTTTTAATGTGTCTAAAAGTCAAGTACCCAGCAAAGATAACTTTGGTTAGAGGAAACCATGAGTCTAGACAAATTACTCAAGTTTATGGGTTCTACGAAGAATGTCTGAATAAATATGGATCTACCACCGTATGGAAATACTGTTGTCAAgtctttgattttttgacGCTGGCCGCTATCATCGACGGTAAGATCTTATGTGTGCACGGTGGGCTGTCTCCCGAGATTAGAATGCTCGACCAAATCAGAGTCTTGTCGAGAGCTCAAGAAGTGCCCCATGAGGGTGGGTTCTCGGACCTGCTTTGGTCAGACCCGGACAATGTAGAAGCCTGGCAAGTTTCTCCTCGTGGTGCAGGATGGCTTTTCGGAAGCAAAGTTGCCAGAGAATTCAACCATGTCAATGGACTGAACCTCATTGCCCGGGCTCACCAATTGGTGATGGAAGGATTTAAATATCATTTCCCTGAAAAGGACGTCGTCACCGTGTGGTCCGCGCCAAACTACTGTTACAGATGCGGTAATGTCGCAAGCGTAATGAAGGTAGATGAGGATTTGGAACCcactttcaaaatcttttctGCTGTTCCTGATGATTACATAAGAGAGTCAACAGCAAATCACAATAACCAAAGAGCTGGCTATTTCTTGTAA
- the NPC2 gene encoding sterol transporter (similar to Saccharomyces cerevisiae NPC2 (YDL046W); ancestral locus Anc_3.143) has protein sequence MTHSLKVLFSLLFLYTAAVNAGVIGIFNALPPPNTKPINGESPLYQCDVLDKQLLEIKEVDLTPNPPVRGENLTISANGEVFETIKEGAYVDVEVRLGYIRLLSQTFDLCQTLEDNDIEGVSCPIEPGEYEIKKIVEIPGEVPPGKYVVVARAYTESDDLITCLTGEVVFPPR, from the coding sequence ATGACTCACAGCCTAAAAGTTTTGTTCAGCTTATTATTCCTTTACACGGCTGCAGTCAATGCAGGTGTAATCGGCATATTCAACGCACTTCCTCCACCAAACACAAAGCCAATCAACGGCGAATCCCCACTTTACCAGTGTGACGTTCTAGATAAGCAACTCttggaaatcaaagaagttGACTTGACCCCTAATCCTCCCGTTCGTGGCGAAAATCTAACCATTTCTGCCAACGGTGAGGTCTTCGAAACTATAAAAGAAGGGGCTTATGTCGACGTAGAAGTTCGTTTAGGTTACATCAGATTGTTATCACAGACTTTTGACTTGTGTCAAACTTTGGAAGATAACGACATCGAAGGAGTATCCTGTCCAATTGAACCAGGAGAATATgaaattaagaaaatagTTGAAATCCCAGGTGAGGTTCCACCTGGTAAATATGTTGTGGTAGCAAGAGCTTATACCGAGAGCGATGATTTGATCACTTGCTTAACCGGAGAAGTTGTCTTCCCACCAAGGTGA
- the MRP10 gene encoding mitochondrial 37S ribosomal protein mS37 (similar to Saccharomyces cerevisiae MRP10 (YDL045W-A); ancestral locus Anc_3.145), with the protein MSGKPPVYRLPPLPRLKVKKPIIRQEANKCLVLMSNLLQCWSSYGHMNPKCAGLVTELKSCTNENALGKRNNVQKSNINYHAARLYDRINGKPHD; encoded by the coding sequence ATGTCCGGAAAACCTCCAGTTTATAGATTACCCCCCCTTCCAAGACTAAAAGTGAAGAAACCTATTATTAGACAAGAAGCTAACAAATGTTTAGTTTTAATGTCCAATTTATTGCAATGTTGGTCTTCATATGGCCATATGAATCCCAAATGTGCTGGCTTGGTGACGGAATTGAAAAGCTGTACCAATGAAAACGCCCTtgggaaaagaaacaacgtCCAAAAAAGTAATATTAACTACCACGCCGCTAGACTTTACGATAGGATCAACGGGAAACCTCATGATTGA